The Trichoderma breve strain T069 chromosome 2, whole genome shotgun sequence DNA segment CAGAAGCGCTGCATGCGCGACGGATGAGCCGTGTCTGGCGTAGGGGCGGCGCTTCGGACGTTGCGCCATTCAAAGTCTTGGCTGGTAAAGGGCGTCATGGGGGGCACAAGACCAGCGGGTGCAGCTTCGGactcttcttcgtcttcgccTCCACCAAAGAAACTGAACGGTTCTTCCTTGGGGACTGAGGTGGGATTCTCGTTGTCAGGTTTCGGCCGCTTATATAGAGCCTCTAGGGGGTGTACTGTTCCAGCTGAGGGTGTCTCGGGAGGCGGAATCTTGATGGCCAGGGGTTTGTTGCTTGCCGGAGTGGATTTGGGAGCATTCGTCTTGGAGGTTGTCGGCGTTGTTTTTTCTGCTACCTTGGGAGactcgtcctcttcctcttcccttgACGAGTCACTGTCGCTTGTATCGTCGCTTGAAGAATCGCTGTCGtcatctttctcctcttcgtcctgAGACTTGGTTGCGGCTTGAACGGGAacctctgcagcctctttTTCAACTTCTgcctcaacctcctcttcAGACTCCGCCTCAGACTCTGCCTCAGATTCCTCTTCAGACGATGTGCCCTCTGATGAAGTGCCACTGCTGCTCGTgctgtcatcatcttccgGCTCCTCAGACATTTTCCTGGGCTGGGGCGCCTTCTTCGGCCGCTGTGGTAGTttcgccttttctttctcctttaCTTCTTCCACGACGTTGCCCTCCTCATCGACCCATCCTTTCCCCTTGACATATTCAGTCGCTGTTTTCCGGTCGGTCGCCGTAGCAGCCTTGAGGAAGCTCGGGAatttcgtcgtcttttcaAATTCGTGAATGACAACCTGCCGTGAActgcccttcttcttgctcctcttcttgtgctccagctcctcggggGCCAGGTTCTTCATCGTGTTTGGCGGCAACTTTGTCTTCAACAGACACTCCTCTCCCTCTGTGTATTTGGACTTGGGtcgcttcatcttttccttttccttcttcttctccttgctctccttgtccttgtccttcctGTCTCTCCTCTTGGTTGTTGTCGGCGTCTCGGTCCATCCTCGCTTTACTTGGCGGTCATGCAGCGCCACGCCCTCCAAGACGTCTGGCTCTCTCTTCCGTTTCTTGGAtgattttctcttcttttcaggaacctcttcctcatctccatTCGGCTCCAGCCGCGTCTCTGGGCGGGCCTTTTCAATCCGCATCTTGCAGCCCTTGAGCGTCGTCCCGTTCAGCTTCTTTCTCAATTTCTCCGCATCCGCCTCGGGTAGTTCAACAAATCCGTATCGCCTTTCCGGAAATGTCTCAAGCGTATGGTAGGAAATATTGCGAGCGGTCGGCAGTACTGAGGCGGGAACCACGACCTTGATCAGCTCGGCATCAAGCGGCGTGATGTGAAGGCGGACGAAGTCGCTGGAGTCGCCCATTGGAAACCGCAACAAGACGAATCTGGCTTATGCACCGCTTTTGCGATTTTATCCAAGCGCGCAGCAAATCCAAATTCACGGTGTTGCAGCCCAATTAAGCGCCCGTCAAAAAAAATCTCCTGGCAGTGCAAAGTCGACAAGGAGCTTTTTGGAAATTTTAGCGGGTCTAGGAGCCAAAGCACGGAGTGGCGGCCTTGGTTGTTCCGTGCCGTTGACAGTTGATGGCTTCCTTCAAGATCCTGTTTGCAAGATCTGCTACCCTGAAACCGGCGTGATCTTGGATCCAAGGCCTTGGAAAATAATTGATAAATAattttgttgttgatgatgatgagatagAGTAATAGGAGTAACAAATTGGGCCGGAAGCCTGTTTCTTATGGCAAACAGGCAGCTGCTTTTATCTTTCGTAAGCTAGGTGTAACTGTGTAATGAGTAAATAGAATCAACAGTACCCTGTGTCATCCACACCAAACTGTTAACCATGCTGGTAGAATGCATACAATGGGGATTAACAAGAAAACTGTATAATCTAGAGAGGTAAAATaattatcatcatcaaaacTAGACAGTTGACATCGCCTAGATGTTTCTATAGAAGCCTCTTGTTGCCCATAATCCATCCTACATTCATCTAAGATGCCTTTCAATAGTATCATACATAATTTACAATGAGCAATTGCTGACGCTCAGTATATAGATAAAGAAAACCCTCTGGCCTCTACTCTATAGCATGCATGTTGCGTTATTCATACATTGGGTGATAGGAGATCGTACTTGACACATCGTTCAACCTAGAGAGACACTTGTTAGCACAAAGGAATACCCACCATAGAAAGGGGCATGTATATGAGAGAGGGTGTAATAAAACTCACATCGTCAACGCTAGCCTGCATAAACTTCCTGGCCTCCAAGCCCATCCACAGCATAATCATCGAGAAATCGCCGTGCTTTGCCATCTGTGCACCACTCTGAGCGCTCAGCTGTCTCAGAATTGGCAGCGAGCTGCTCAAAAGGTCAACATTGGGATTGAGACTGCGTCCGATTCCCTCCAGCAGGAGAATACTGATGACAACGTTGACAAAGTCGCCTTCTAGGCGGACGTGATGGTTGCGCACCATGGAGAGGACTTCCTGCAGGATGTCGCCGATCTTGACGTTGCCGAGGGCCAGTGTGCGGCTTTTGACACTCAAGACGAGATGTTGCATCTTGAGGGCAAAGACTTCCTTGTCAATGACGGCCTCGGGTTGGCGACAGCGCTCGCACATGAGATGGCCGGCCTTGTAACCGTCAAACTCGGCGACGGCACGGAATAAGGCCAGGAAATTGTCGCGATTGACTGCATTCAGCTCCGTTACCAGACCTGTGTCGATAAAGATGAGTTGTGGACGATAACCCTCggcatcaatcttggccaacTCGGCTTCCCATGCGGATTTGTCCTTGCGGCGCCGATATGGCCGTAGTCGTTCCAAAACTTGCTCCGTAACATCGAGGTGGCCGTCATCTGAGGTAGAAGCCTTCTCAGCAGACCGACGCAGTCGAATGTTTGGTTGTGCGGACTGATAAAAACGGACCATGATGTTGCCCGGGTGCAAGTCGGCATGGACAAAGTTGTCCAGAAGCAACATCCGGAGAAATGCGTCCAGCCCCTCGTCAGCAATATCGTGCTGGAAGACGCCGCCTCCGTTTTCCATAAAGTCCGCTAGAGGTATTCCCTGAGCAAACTCTTCAATGAGAACGTTGCGGGTCGTGAACTCTGAATAGGGGAAAGGGAATGAAGCCGTCGTCCGATCGCCAAAGTTCCTTCTGAACGTTTCCAAATTGGCGGCCTCTATCCGCAAATCTAGCTggagcttcatcatctctccGAATTGGGAAACTTCGTCCGGTAGAGATAGCCACTCGATCGTGGGGATCGTATTGAGCAAAGTGGCGAAGAAGCCCATAATCTTCAGATCCCTTCGCACGATGCGTTCAACGTTGGGGTGCAATACTTTGACGGCGACGTAGGTTGATGGAACCTGCTTGGGTGAACTTTTCAAAACAGTTCTCACATGTTGCTTCATATTTTGAGTAAGGGGCCGTGGTTCCTTTGGGGTGGCTGCTAGCTCTTGCGGCGCTGCAAGATCAGGTTTGAGCTTTGCTTTGTAGACTTGGGCGATTGCACCAACTCCAAGAGGTGTTTCGTGGAACTCGTCGAAAATATCCTCGAAATCACGTCCGTTGAACGCTGCCTCAACTGTCTTCCGAGTGACGCGCATGGAGTGAGCCGGCGCATTCGAATGCAGCTTAGACATTGTATCGCACATGGCCGTGGGGAAGATGTCGGTCCTCGAAGCTGCCCACTGACCGAGCTTGATGAATGCAGGGCCTGCCAGCTCCATCGATTTCACAAGGAATCCATACCACCAAAGGGTGCCGCTTCTTTCGCCGTCTTTGTCAGGATGGCGTCGCCCAAACCAGATTGCGGGCACTGAAAGGATGACAGGCACGAAGATGACCACGAGGTGTAAGAACCTTGTTCCCGTGCAGATTGGCTCCCAGATGTAGACGTCCCAAAATATAAGAATCTGCTGCACGATCCTGGATATCCCCCGGTCATTGTCGTCGATGGTCTTGCGAATCTCATCTCGGGATGCTTCCAACATGCGAAGCTCGCCCGTCTGCTCAGTTCCCCCATTGTCCGTCTGAGCCAGCTGAATGAAAGCTCCCGTGCCTAATGCCGCTGCACCGGCTGAAGCATGCAATGCTATCCTGCCTCTTGTTCTGCCTTCTTTCCATCCTGTTCTTCTGGCTGTGTGAATCCAGTTATGCAGCCCATCGATTCTCCGGAGTCCGAGTCCCGTCTGACGCAGCAAATAAGGTCGAAACAAAGTGCGCCCACACAGCCGGCCCAAAAGAAGGCCGGTCTTCATGTCGGCGGACAATCACGCGCACTCAATTCCAGGCCGATACGGGCCGTGATCATAATCGAGGCCTCATGAAGATATTCTGAGGCTTAAAGGGGGGAAACGAGAAAAATAGAGCATCGCCCGAGTTAATACGAGTAGGAATCACAAGCTTCGCTGCAGAATCCCTGCCGCGCCGGAATCAATCGGTGACGTAGTGGAGTGGTCACGGCGATTGCCCGGCTAAACATGtgcgagagaaaaaaaaaaagtttcgGGCTTGGCCGTAAGAATGATGCGATAAGATTATGCTGTTGGCTTGGAAATTTCTATGGCTTAGAACCAACATCCCCCTCAATACCCTTTGCATCTTCGATTCTTCAGCAATCTCCTGCTGCCGGTAACCTACGACTCGCATTTGGTCCTCTTTACATACATCGATTACTTGTATAAA contains these protein-coding regions:
- a CDS encoding ABC1 family domain-containing protein, which translates into the protein MKTGLLLGRLCGRTLFRPYLLRQTGLGLRRIDGLHNWIHTARRTGWKEGRTRGRIALHASAGAAALGTGAFIQLAQTDNGGTEQTGELRMLEASRDEIRKTIDDNDRGISRIVQQILIFWDVYIWEPICTGTRFLHLVVIFVPVILSVPAIWFGRRHPDKDGERSGTLWWYGFLVKSMELAGPAFIKLGQWAASRTDIFPTAMCDTMSKLHSNAPAHSMRVTRKTVEAAFNGRDFEDIFDEFHETPLGVGAIAQVYKAKLKPDLAAPQELAATPKEPRPLTQNMKQHVRTVLKSSPKQVPSTYVAVKVLHPNVERIVRRDLKIMGFFATLLNTIPTIEWLSLPDEVSQFGEMMKLQLDLRIEAANLETFRRNFGDRTTASFPFPYSEFTTRNVLIEEFAQGIPLADFMENGGGVFQHDIADEGLDAFLRMLLLDNFVHADLHPGNIMVRFYQSAQPNIRLRRSAEKASTSDDGHLDVTEQVLERLRPYRRRKDKSAWEAELAKIDAEGYRPQLIFIDTGLVTELNAVNRDNFLALFRAVAEFDGYKAGHLMCERCRQPEAVIDKEVFALKMQHLVLSVKSRTLALGNVKIGDILQEVLSMVRNHHVRLEGDFVNVVISILLLEGIGRSLNPNVDLLSSSLPILRQLSAQSGAQMAKHGDFSMIMLWMGLEARKFMQASVDDVERCVKYDLLSPNV